In Archaeoglobus profundus DSM 5631, the sequence CCGACATCACACTACATTCTATGTGCCATCCCGGTCTCCCGTAACCCCAAGGGGAATCAAATACCGCTTTAGCCTTGAAATCATCTTCCTTCGCTGACTTCCAAAGGGCGAAATCCTTTACGTCTCTCTTTTTGGGGTTGGGCTCTATCCTGTGCCTGTTCAACTCTTCTAAGCTCATACCAGAGAGCTTTCCGTAGCTCTCGAAAGCTGGAACATGGAAGTAAACATCCTTCCCATGCTCATTCTCAACCTCGTAAGCGTATCCGAGCTCTATCAGCTTTTGAACCGCTTGAACTATATCCTGAATGTGATCCGTAACCTTTGGCATGTAATCGGGCATCTTCACGTTCAAAGCGGACATATCTTTGAGAAATTCTGAAATAAATTTCTCAGCAATCTCTTTTTGCGTTTTACCCTCATTCACAGCCCTTCTTACTATTTTATCGTCTACATCGGTAAAGTTCTGGACGTAGATGACCTCATGCCCCTCATACTCCAAATACCTCCTCAGAACGTCGAAAAATACGAAAGTCCTCGCGTGACCTATATGCGAGTAATCGTAAGCAGTTATTCCACATACGTACATTCTCACAGTCTTATCCAGCTTCAACTCTTCCATCTCCTTAGTTAAGGTATTGTAAAGTCTCACAGGATCACCCCGCAACTCAGTTAAATCCTTTGAAGATATACCTATTTTTAGATTCATCGAACGTCGAGTTCCTCAAAATCCTTTCGAGCCACTCATCATCGATAACGAGATAACCTAGCTCGCTACAAGCCTCATAGAAATCTTTTGGTCTTATATTGAGCCAATCAAAGCTCTTTATCTCCGACTTCCTCACGACTCTGAAGGGCTTACCGTTTACGTCTATTCTAATCGTCCTCTTGGGCAATTCCCTTCTGAGCCTCCACTTGGCTACGAGATGAGATTGAACAGACCTTACAGCCTTTTCAACATCCTCTCCATCTAAAACAACTCTCAAAACTATCTCGACTATTGTGTTAAGTCTATCGGGAACTCCTATGACGTCTCCTCTGAGTTCTATTCTCATCGATCTGAAACTGATGCCTTCCCTCCTCAAATTTTCGCCGATCTTTGAAGTCCATCCTCTCTTGTTTCCCGTTTTATCTACTATACCTCCAATTATATAGCACTCCGCTCTTTGTCCTTCAAAAACTTCATCTCCATTCGGATCAAGCAAAATGATATCTTTCAAACCCATTTCTTTGATAAATTTCGCCGTTGAAGGATAAAACACTCCAACTCCAAAATCCTTGTGAGTTATTACCAACCTTTCATCCCACATGAACTTTCTTATAACTCCCAAGCATTGCTGAATCTGAAGCTTGAGCTTCTTCTTCTCCTTTTCTGTGTGAAAATCATAGAACGAGCAGTCTATGACAATAAAAGGAAAATCCTTCGCCTTTTCAAGTAGATCGTTTCTCGTTAAAATTGGATCGTCGCATTTGCCTACATAAGCTGGGTTCTCGCATTCTTGATTTAAGTTGAAAACTTTTCCTTTCAAACCCCTGCAAACTTGAGCTTTACCCATTATGACGTGATAGGCCATTGATTGAAGAGGATCGTCACTTTCTGTTATCCTTTTTATCTCTGTTGATATGCAATCTATTCCCAACTCCTTCAACGCCTTCACGAACACGTCTCTGAGCCTCATGGAGTACTCTCTGGTATACACGATATTTTCTTATCGATCTCGCAACAACTCCCAAGATGAGTATGAAGCCTATTATTACTAGAACTGAACAGTCCCTGAAATAACTC encodes:
- a CDS encoding tRNA (guanine-N1)-methyltransferase; its protein translation is MKALKELGIDCISTEIKRITESDDPLQSMAYHVIMGKAQVCRGLKGKVFNLNQECENPAYVGKCDDPILTRNDLLEKAKDFPFIVIDCSFYDFHTEKEKKKLKLQIQQCLGVIRKFMWDERLVITHKDFGVGVFYPSTAKFIKEMGLKDIILLDPNGDEVFEGQRAECYIIGGIVDKTGNKRGWTSKIGENLRREGISFRSMRIELRGDVIGVPDRLNTIVEIVLRVVLDGEDVEKAVRSVQSHLVAKWRLRRELPKRTIRIDVNGKPFRVVRKSEIKSFDWLNIRPKDFYEACSELGYLVIDDEWLERILRNSTFDESKNRYIFKGFN